The following are encoded together in the Bos indicus isolate NIAB-ARS_2022 breed Sahiwal x Tharparkar chromosome 29, NIAB-ARS_B.indTharparkar_mat_pri_1.0, whole genome shotgun sequence genome:
- the LOC109554030 gene encoding olfactory receptor 10D3: protein MKNCSEVTEFILLGIPHTEGLETLLFVLFLPFYACTLLGNMSILVTVLSSNSLHTPMYFFLGNLSVFDMSFSSVTCPKMLLYLMGLSPRISYKDCVSQLFFFHFLGSIECFLYTVMAYDRFTAICHPLRYAVIMSPRVCVALAVGTWLLGCVHSSVLTLLTFTLPYCGPNEVAHFFCDIPALLPLACADTSLAQRVSFTNVGLVSLVCFLLILVSYTRIIISILRIPSAEGRRRAFSTCSAHLIAILCAYGPIITVYLQPTPNPMLGTVVQILMNLVGPMLNPLIYTLRNKEVKTALKKVLHRTNHVLVI, encoded by the coding sequence ATGAAGAACTGCTCTGAGGTGACTGAGTTCATCCTGTTGGGAATCCCGCACACGGAGGGGCTGGAGACTCTACTCTTTGTCCTGTTCTTGCCCTTCTATGCCTGCACCCTGCTGGGAAACATGTCGATCCTTGTAACTGTTCTTTCTTCCAATAGCCTTCACACACccatgtattttttcctgggGAATTTGTCTGTGTTTGATATGAGTTTCTCCTCTGTGACCTGTCCTAAAATGCTGCTCTACCTCATGGGCCTGAGCCCACGCATTTCCTACAAGGACTGTGTCTCCCAGCTCTTCTTCTTCCATTTCCTCGGCAGCATCGAGTGTTTCTTGTACaccgtgatggcctatgaccgcttcaCTGCCATCTGTCACCCTCTGCGGTACGCAGTCATCATGAGCCCTAGAGTCTGCGTGGCCTTGGCTGTGGGGACGTGGCTGCTAGGATGTGTCCATTCCAGCGTCCTGACTTTGCTTACCTTCACCCTGCCGTACTGTGGTCCCAATGAAGTGGCTCACTTCTTTTGTGATATTCCAGCACTCTTACCCTTGGCCTGTGCTGATACATCCTTGGCCCAGAGGGTGAGTTTCACTAACGTTGGCCTAGTATCTCTAGTCTGCTTTCTCCTAATCCTTGTGTCTTATACTCGGATCATCATCTCCATCTTGCGGATTCCATCAGCTGAGGGCCGTCGCCGggccttctccacctgcagtGCCCACCTCATCGCCATCCTCTGTGCCTATGGACCCATCATTACCGTCTACCTGCAGCCCACACCTAACCCCATGCTAGGAACCGTGGTGCAAATTCTGATGAATCTGGTGGGACCAATGCTGAACCCTTTAATCTACACCTTGAggaataaagaagtaaaaacGGCTCTGAAAAAAGTATTGCACAGGACAAACCATGTTCTTGTGATTTAA